Below is a window of Schistocerca cancellata isolate TAMUIC-IGC-003103 chromosome 4, iqSchCanc2.1, whole genome shotgun sequence DNA.
gcgcacacacacacacacacacacacacacacacacacacacacacacacacacacacacacacacacacacacacacacagagagagagagagagagagagagagagagagagagagagagagagagagagagagagagagagagagagagagagagagaactattgaccctgtcagtcatatccatacctaccaaagacaaaaaaagcaatttaccaaaattcacacacgacaccacactcgcaaactaaacaaaaaacatcacctaacacaccaccagagagcaccaccgattgaatcaaaatgacacctacaaacacgccacactcaaacTAAATTCCACGCCGCcgtgacatcacacaccacaacagccttacatcacgggtcaaagccgacgagtgggatcggacgcttcggtcgaccctaTTTAATGTATGTTGATAAGGGCACGTTTTAATTTTAGTGTACCAGCCAACTACTAATTCTTCTGCTGTTGCAGCATGCTCAGATCCATTcatcaaattaaattaaatagaAGTAACAAAGTAAATTTGTGTGTTTGTGGTGCTGTTCATTTCTATATTAGTACTAGCAAGCATCTGCAGGTATTAGCAGCAAGTGGATTTACAATGTAAATCTCAGGATAATTCAAGAATACTTTGAAAAAGGTACAGATGTTTTCTACGAGATAATGAAAATTTAAGAAGAGTAAAAGatgtacatttttttatgttgtaaattTTTCAAACCTGTTTGCACATCCACAATGTGCCTTAAGTTTTATACCAGCAGGCCAAAGTATATCATACCTACTGATAAAGATAATACATGTGAGAGCAAGAGAAATGCAACTCTTGTACATGTCTCCTTTGATGGCACTTAAACACATTGACTACCACATTGATTGATGTTTCATCACCAGGCTAAGCAATCATGTGTGTGACTCTGCTGCAGCCAGCAGTGGCCTCATGGAGGTCAACTTTGTTAATATGCTTTCTTCACTGCAAGTAGATTCACTGAACCACACTAATATAGGGCATTAACTGCACTTTACTAGAGTATGCTTTCCTGAACTTACCAAACCACTTCAGACCAGCTCACAAGGCACCCAAACTCATTTCTCAAGCATTCCTAAATATAAACAGCTCGGCACTGACCTTACATCACAGATTCAGTTCAATGTAAGCTATACTCGCAAACAAAAAATGAGAAACAGCTGTCAACTTTCTCCAGTAGGCATACCATACATTGACTCATTCAGCTAAGTTGAGATAATGCAAATTCCCACTTCCCTGAAATTATGACATTATTTCAACTTTCATCATGACCACTGTTCACACCTTCCATTGTTATCTTTATAGGCCAGTTCTATATAATTTAGTCCACAAAACTTAAGTAGATCTATCTTATTTTCTGGGGGGATTATTTTCTTGGAtgtgaattattaatttattttaactataaatcaATATTTCTCCTTTTGCAACAATAGGGagaaattttacagttaaaaaaaattttctAGTTCTATCTTAACGAGAAAATGTTACTCCACTACAATAGTTTACACTACATATATGGCAGACTTCTTTCACTGACTCCCTGCAACACATCAAAATTTTACTGTCTACAACAAGACATTTATTTCAGACCTCTCAGGACAACTGATGGCAAAATACTAAGACAACTACCATTTTTTACCATTACAGAACTAGCTCAAATTTCTGCTGCCCCGTACAAAAGATCCCAAGTGCTTTGAAGCATTTTAAACAACTTCAGCCAGCCTTGCCTTCAATGTTGTTCTTTAGTAATACAAATACTGCAAATAAGACATCTGAAAGTACATAAAAATCTGGTTTacacacagtgaatttatgaaccTATCGCCTCAATATCAAATAAAGCTTTGTTTAATCCACCACCAACTCTGATAAACATTTTAAGAAAATGCTCTTAAATTCTTTGCATTTCCAGAAGAAATGCTTACAAGGCAATGTCCTGAATATTTGTACAATTACATATTTCACTCTTACAATCGAAATCCAGCTTTCCATATAAAAAGGCATCCAACTGACACATTGCACTTCCTATGTGGATTCATCTACTTTAGCTTTGCTGCTAACAATTACTATATAGAACCCATTTGGTTGCCAAAAACAAAAATCTCAGTGGCAAATAGCCTATATAGACTGTTCAGGGTAATGTCTAGATAGTCTCAGCTTTAATGTGATACACACCATGTACTGACCTCATGAAGTGACTCAGGGATAACAGgataattttgtatttattgcaGATAACTTCAACATAAGTACTGTATAACCATATGGCAAAAACTCATGGCCTATTTTCAttggcaacaattttttttttttttttaaacagcaattTAATATTACAACATGTGGTATTTCCACAATTGGCCACTGTCCTTTCCATAGACACTTTCAGCAATTTCCATTGCCAAAAGCTGATACTGACATTGCCAACCAACTGTCAATGCATCAAgagttacacaaactacaaaatcctgaaaattaaagaaaggtttcGAAACAGCATTGTGATCCACTCTACATCTTCAATTAAATGTGTTCCTTGTATTAATTTTTACACCTGCAACAATTAGGTCAACCAATTTCGTAGATAAGCCGtataaaaaatttccaattttttgttgtttcttttaacACTGGAGCAGATTTAAATTTACCATTCCATATGGATTAATCATGACATTACACCACAAGAGACCTTTATGCACTAGTGAAATAGTAAAAGACTGGCTTCCttccaaattttattttgctgcacATTTACAACAATGTAAGTGTGGTTAATCTCGCCAGCGATGACCACACAGAGGATTACAACATTTGTAGAAAGTAGTCATAGGCTCATCTGCTGATCTTGTTTGAATCTGCATGAAATAAGCTCTTGGATTAGAACATTTAGGACAACGTTCCTCAGTAGAATCTACGTTTTCCCAAGCTGCAGCTCCTCCAAGTACATCATCAACTTCCTACAAATAGAAAAGATTAATGCACAGCAAACTTTTGTTTTAAAATTCACAGAGATAATAAAACATGTTATGGAGTGACGTACTAAATTTTAAGTTTCTCAAGAAATTATCACCTATGGCAAAAACTTTATTGTCACTTGAGCTAAATTAAACTGCCATGTAACACTATGCACGAATAAATGCACACTTACAGTCTCTACTTTGTCATTGTTTAATAAACAAATGTGTTCAGATTAATTTTTATTCAGAAGTTAGATATTCCTTTCTCATTCAAAAATaatcataaataaatgtaacaatgaACTATCAGCATGGAAGAGTGAGCACTAAAATGTCCTTTTATCATTGTCAGAGTGAATGGCAACAAAAAGGTTGGAGTAGGTAACTGTGTAACAAGATAGAAAACCATGCCAAACTTGCACTGTATGTAACAGAAGAATAGTACTGGAGAAAAAAATAATGAGATAGGGATCTGCATCCAGCTGTAAAAAAGAAGTGGAAGTGAGGTGGCACAATGGTAAAGATACTGCACACTCAAATCCCTGTGTACTTGTGCTGTCTCTGTAAACCATTTAAAGTAAATTCTGACATGACTCCCTtgcaaaagaaacagcaaattttcTTACCCAAGCTAACATTTGTTCAGAGTCTACAGACAAATAGCAATTGGGCGTTATATCCTAATCTTTCAAAATTTGTGATACTCAAAGGAATTTGTACTCAACACTTAGCAAAATCTTACTAGCAGTGCACCATAGATCAATAGTGCACACTATTGAGAGACCAGTAAGGTTTAGATGACTGTTTCAGCTGCAAATAATACCACTTGCTCTATCTTCAAATAACTAACGTGTTTATGTTTTCAATATTGGTACAGCCGACAACCAACATTACCAAACAGCATTTGTTGTCCAATATATGgacatcacaaatttccaaaacagaaGTGTTCTTTCGACACTAATTCCTGAAGTACCTTCAGTGGAATTCCTTTCCATATGAAAAAACTACTGTATGCTACCAAAGTCATGCCACTGTGTAATTAgtggtttaataaaaaaaaaaaacacacgagagagagagagagagagagagagagagagagagagagagagagagaaaaaatcgATTGAAACCAAATGCCGCTCTACAAAATATATTCACGGTAGTGCTGCTCTCAACCGAACTCTCCCTCCCAACCCCCTTTTCCACGGCATGTCCGAGAATACCAATCTACCCCATTTTCGCAATTGCCCTTCCGAAGTAAGATAAAAGCTATAGGGCAGGTAACACTGGGTCGTGAACACGAAATGGAGTATTCTTACTGCAGCTGGATAACAAGTTTCCCATTCAAATGGACAAGTAATCCTAAAATCACTGCACATATGTAACACTGAACGCAGCAGAAATCTGTATATTTTCGGTACTCCTCAATATTTCCATCTATATAGGTCACACTGGATTCTTTTAccaaccacacacatacacacagtttgTCGTTTCTATACATGTGACTGAAGATCAACGAGTACTACAAAAAATTCAGGAGAAAAGACTTTGCAGTGAAACACCAGAACTAAGTAAGAACAGAGCAATTATTTCTAAATAAAGTAAAAGTAACTGAACCTTTAGTTTTGGATGTACGCGATTAGATATACGATATATTATATCGTAGGAGTATGGACATGTtgcacaacaaaatctatatgacTGTATACCGTCCTGCACCACAAGAGCATTAGCACAGTTTGGGCAGAACAGTAACATTCTACCGAATCCACTAACAAAAGGTGTGTTCAGTAGTTCTTCTAACAACAGAATGCGGAATCACCGCATATGTCACTGACGTTACAGTAAAAAGGACACCAACAGAAATCGTTACTTCTCACTTACCCTGCAGCCGACGCATGCTCAACCTCCTGACAGATACAACCAGAGTTGCTACACGAGGCAAAGTTGTCAGACGCAGGACGCACCAATGTACTTATTTAAACACGCAGGAAAATGAAACACTATTCATCATTGCCAAATGAACCTTTCTCGCATTCATGATGTTGTACAATATTACCCCGTTTTCCCCTTTCATTACAGGAATTTTATTTGAGAGTGAGAAAGCAATCATTAAATGAGCATTTACGTAAGAACTATACACCGATCTACAGACTGCATATTTCTACCAGTTATCAACAGCTCTGACGGGCATTttcattccattttactgagaactTCACATTTAATCATAGGCCATAGGCCTACAGCATATGAATTGTTTTCACATCCGAAATGAATCCATTGTACATAGTACGTTTAGCTACTCTAACGAGTTTTGTTAATACTTATTTTATATACGTAATCCGTTAGACCCGTCCGGATAGTCGCTCGCCATAGCACGCAACTTCCGACATACGCGGACATGCgtcggccccgaatcgaatccgatcggcagattaacgacgactcGACCAAGAGGATATCTATTAACATTGCTAAATCCTGAATAAGATCCATACCCCTCAAAGACACAGTATAAGGCCAGAAAGAAGAAGAGccttaattatttaattttacttcgacattcaatataCCCTTCTTAATGCTAGACagtaaaactcttttttttttcgtttaataccaaaacattttcaataaaacaCCCAGCTTTGAAATATATGGTCTCGTTGTGATGTTCAAGATGTAAAGTATACGCAAAAATATCGGCATTGTGTGACTACATTACATAAATTATATTCCATGGA
It encodes the following:
- the LOC126183228 gene encoding DNA-directed RNA polymerase III subunit RPC10, which encodes MLLFCPNCANALVVQDGIQSYRFCCATCPYSYDIIYRISNRVHPKLKEVDDVLGGAAAWENVDSTEERCPKCSNPRAYFMQIQTRSADEPMTTFYKCCNPLCGHRWRD